In one Burkholderiales bacterium GJ-E10 genomic region, the following are encoded:
- a CDS encoding Tfp pilus assembly protein PilP (Precursor), producing the protein MNGVATGAVVVRGWRWGIVAVVVAALAACGLSDEAEIRQWMADQRKTIHPMMQKVAEPIPFTPYSYDPHGRVDPFNPQKILMTMTQDRIRGVASGLRPDLSRRREPLEAYALDQIRMVGMMREGNDNVALLEANGTVHLVHVGNYIGQNFGRITRVSETEVDLRELYQDAAGEWEERPQKLELQMASAQGS; encoded by the coding sequence ATGAACGGGGTTGCGACAGGCGCCGTAGTCGTTCGCGGCTGGCGGTGGGGAATCGTCGCGGTTGTCGTGGCCGCGCTGGCTGCTTGCGGGCTTTCGGACGAAGCCGAGATCCGGCAGTGGATGGCCGACCAGCGGAAAACCATCCATCCGATGATGCAGAAGGTCGCGGAGCCCATCCCGTTCACACCGTACTCGTACGACCCGCATGGCCGGGTCGATCCGTTCAATCCGCAGAAGATCCTGATGACCATGACCCAGGACCGCATCCGCGGCGTGGCGAGCGGATTGCGGCCGGACCTGTCGCGCCGCCGTGAGCCGCTCGAGGCGTATGCGCTCGATCAGATCCGGATGGTGGGAATGATGCGGGAGGGCAACGACAACGTCGCTCTCCTGGAGGCGAACGGGACGGTGCATCTCGTCCATGTCGGGAACTACATCGGCCAGAACTTCGGCCGGATCACCCGCGTTTCGGAAACGGAAGTCGATTTGAGGGAACTGTACCAGGACGCCGCAGGCGAATGGGAGGAACGTCCTCAAAAGCTGGAGCTGCAAATGGCCAGCGCCCAAGGGAGCTAG
- a CDS encoding fimbrial biogenesis protein, with product MTVANLRGIPSKIRSLLACGIALSVVLGSAQAQVSGGAAAEAAAGNSVQSVSATRTGAGVFLTIRMQKPVTAVPRNFSVMRPARIALDLMGATNGLGHNAVTIDQGNLRSVDVVQAEGRTRIVLNLVRSVAYTVSANGNTVLVALGNVNETAPTFPAAPVAASGTPAATPSGATAAVAKEARTIRALDFRRGANGEGRVVVDLSDPNTAVDIRQKGKNVVVDFDGTAIPDSLRRRLDVTDFGTPVARVTASQSGGNAQLVIEGRGLWEQDAYQSDNQFVVELKPVHPNPTQLFPGQGKGYHGQRLSLNFQNVDVRSLLQVIADFTNLNIITSDSVHGTITLRLKDVPWDQALDIILQSKGLGMRKNGNVILIAPREELALKEKQTLEAQSQIEALEPVRAESFVLNYARALDVQNLLMGRSGGASGGGMGGKGLLSKRGSVVLDTRTNQLFVQDIPERLDEIRRLIARIDVPTRQVMIEARIVEAQDTFSQDIGSRLGIVHSGPTSWVNGGAGSTYTTGTGAAAAGGLNTMTVGTTTITNPNFVNLPAASQNGFNPGVIGLTLFDRSISNLLNLELSALEVDGQANDIASPRVVTANNVKATIMQGTQIPYQTVSAGGGIGMVQFQNAVLSLEVTPQITPDGDVFLTVKVHKDTPNPAVSSAAGVAIDTKSVDTQVLVQNGGTVVIGGIFEKTQTITTTKIPFLGDLPYVGIFFRDRAKTNNRTELLIFITPRVISQQMDQAAAQM from the coding sequence ATGACGGTTGCAAATCTGCGCGGTATTCCATCAAAAATTCGCAGCCTGCTGGCCTGCGGCATCGCGCTGTCGGTGGTGCTCGGCAGTGCCCAGGCCCAGGTTTCGGGCGGCGCCGCCGCGGAAGCCGCAGCCGGAAACAGCGTGCAGTCGGTCAGCGCCACGCGGACCGGCGCCGGGGTGTTCCTGACCATCCGCATGCAGAAGCCGGTCACCGCGGTTCCCCGGAACTTTTCGGTCATGCGACCGGCGCGGATCGCATTGGATCTGATGGGGGCGACCAACGGCCTCGGGCACAACGCCGTGACCATCGACCAGGGGAACCTGCGCTCGGTCGACGTGGTACAGGCCGAGGGGCGGACCCGCATCGTGCTGAACCTGGTCCGGTCGGTCGCATATACGGTTTCGGCGAACGGGAATACCGTGCTGGTTGCGCTGGGCAATGTCAACGAAACCGCGCCGACGTTCCCCGCAGCTCCCGTGGCCGCCTCGGGTACGCCGGCAGCCACGCCGTCCGGCGCGACCGCGGCCGTGGCCAAGGAGGCGCGCACCATCCGCGCACTGGACTTCCGGCGCGGGGCCAACGGCGAAGGCCGGGTGGTCGTCGATCTCAGCGATCCCAATACCGCGGTCGACATTCGCCAGAAGGGCAAGAATGTCGTCGTCGACTTCGACGGCACCGCGATTCCGGATTCGCTGCGCCGCCGCCTCGATGTGACCGATTTCGGCACGCCGGTCGCACGGGTGACCGCGAGCCAGAGCGGCGGCAATGCGCAGCTCGTCATCGAAGGGCGCGGATTGTGGGAGCAGGATGCGTACCAGAGCGACAACCAGTTTGTCGTCGAGTTGAAGCCGGTGCATCCGAACCCGACCCAGCTCTTCCCAGGGCAAGGCAAGGGGTATCACGGGCAGCGTCTTTCACTCAACTTTCAGAACGTCGATGTGCGCTCGCTGTTGCAGGTGATCGCCGATTTCACGAACCTGAACATCATCACCAGCGATTCGGTTCATGGCACCATCACCTTGCGCCTCAAGGACGTTCCCTGGGATCAGGCCCTGGACATCATCCTGCAGAGCAAGGGCCTGGGCATGCGCAAGAACGGCAACGTCATCCTGATCGCGCCGCGCGAGGAACTGGCGCTGAAGGAAAAGCAGACGCTGGAAGCGCAGAGCCAGATCGAGGCGCTCGAGCCCGTACGGGCGGAGAGCTTTGTGCTCAACTACGCCAGGGCGCTCGACGTCCAGAACCTGCTGATGGGGCGGAGTGGCGGCGCATCGGGAGGTGGCATGGGCGGCAAAGGATTGCTGTCCAAGCGCGGCAGCGTGGTGCTCGATACGCGCACCAACCAGCTCTTCGTGCAGGACATCCCGGAGCGGCTCGATGAAATCCGCCGGCTGATCGCGCGGATCGACGTCCCGACGCGTCAGGTGATGATCGAGGCGCGCATCGTCGAGGCGCAGGATACGTTCAGCCAGGACATCGGTTCCCGGCTGGGCATCGTGCACTCGGGGCCGACCTCCTGGGTCAACGGTGGCGCGGGTTCCACGTACACCACCGGCACCGGCGCCGCCGCAGCCGGCGGCCTCAACACCATGACGGTCGGAACGACCACCATCACCAACCCGAACTTCGTCAATCTTCCGGCGGCGTCTCAAAACGGCTTCAATCCTGGCGTGATCGGTCTTACCCTGTTCGACCGTTCGATCTCCAATCTGCTCAATCTCGAACTTTCGGCGCTCGAGGTCGATGGTCAGGCGAACGACATCGCCAGCCCGCGCGTCGTCACGGCCAACAACGTCAAGGCCACCATCATGCAGGGCACCCAGATTCCGTATCAGACGGTGTCGGCGGGCGGCGGCATCGGGATGGTCCAGTTCCAGAATGCCGTGTTGAGCCTGGAGGTGACACCGCAGATCACTCCCGACGGCGATGTGTTCCTGACCGTGAAGGTGCACAAGGACACGCCCAATCCGGCGGTGAGCAGTGCCGCCGGCGTGGCGATCGACACGAAGAGCGTGGACACCCAGGTCCTGGTGCAGAACGGCGGCACGGTGGTGATCGGCGGCATCTTCGAGAAGACGCAGACCATCACGACCACCAAGATCCCCTTCCTGGGCGATCTGCCGTACGTCGGCATCTTCTTCCGCGACCGGGCCAAGACCAACAACCGGACCGAGCTGCTGATCTTCATCACGCCGCGCGTGATCTCGCAGCAGATGGATCAGGCGGCAGCGCAGATGTGA
- a CDS encoding shikimate kinase I encodes MQQHSPILAAADAPLFLIGMMGAGKTTVGRLLASALGYTFVDADAELESRAGVRIATIFELEGEEGFRDREEHLLQELTARRGIVLATGGGAVLRPANRACLRDRGVVVFLDASPEEILRRTRQDTHRPLLASADGDRRARIESLLEARMPLYRETAHRTFSSAPGNPKRLVETILAELRKG; translated from the coding sequence TTGCAGCAGCATTCCCCCATTCTGGCGGCGGCGGACGCGCCGCTCTTCCTGATCGGCATGATGGGCGCCGGCAAGACTACGGTCGGCCGCCTCCTCGCCTCGGCGCTGGGGTATACGTTTGTCGATGCCGATGCCGAACTGGAATCGCGCGCGGGCGTGCGCATCGCGACGATTTTCGAACTGGAGGGAGAAGAAGGGTTTCGCGATCGCGAAGAGCATCTTCTCCAGGAATTGACGGCGCGCCGGGGAATCGTCCTGGCAACCGGTGGCGGCGCCGTGCTGCGGCCTGCCAATCGGGCGTGTCTGCGCGATCGCGGGGTCGTCGTGTTCCTCGACGCGAGTCCGGAGGAAATCCTGCGCCGCACCCGCCAGGACACCCATCGCCCGCTGCTCGCCAGCGCCGACGGGGACCGGCGCGCGCGCATCGAATCCTTGCTCGAAGCGCGCATGCCGCTCTACCGCGAGACGGCACACCGGACCTTTTCATCGGCCCCGGGAAATCCCAAGCGCCTGGTGGAGACGATCCTGGCCGAATTGCGCAAGGGCTGA
- a CDS encoding 3-dehydroquinate synthase gives MLLRARNPYNAAMHRIPVDLASRAYEIFIGAGLLPRVGEFVAPLRPTSIHVVCTEVVAPLYAQTVVDSCKAVAPTHLCTIPDGESVKDLGTVSRVLDALVAARADRRSVLVALGGGVLGDIAGFAASVYMRGIRFVQVPTTLLAQVDSSVGGKTGVNHPGGKNLIGAFHQPSAVVSDPDVLRTLPPREVRAGIAEVLKHGLLADREYFDATVAALPRLLDGDGEAIAEAVAGSCRIKAAVVGRDERESGDRALLNLGHTFGHAIEVLTGYGTWLHGEAVACGLCLAADLSQGLGLIGRDAVDEVAAAVVKAGLPARIPGISCAAAMESMRSDKKAFAGKIDFVVLERIGQAVRRQAPDDLVEATLRGGGFV, from the coding sequence ATGTTGTTGCGGGCGCGCAACCCGTACAATGCCGCCATGCATCGCATACCCGTCGATCTTGCCAGCCGGGCTTACGAAATCTTCATCGGCGCCGGTCTTCTCCCTCGCGTAGGGGAGTTCGTCGCACCGCTGCGGCCGACCTCGATCCACGTCGTCTGCACGGAGGTCGTGGCGCCGCTTTATGCGCAGACGGTCGTCGATTCCTGCAAGGCCGTCGCGCCGACCCATCTGTGCACGATTCCCGATGGCGAATCGGTCAAGGATCTCGGCACGGTTTCGCGCGTGCTGGACGCACTCGTCGCCGCGCGCGCCGATCGCCGCAGCGTGCTCGTCGCTTTGGGTGGCGGTGTGCTGGGAGACATCGCCGGATTTGCCGCATCGGTCTACATGCGCGGCATCCGGTTCGTCCAGGTGCCGACCACGCTGCTGGCGCAGGTCGATTCGTCGGTCGGCGGCAAGACCGGCGTCAACCATCCCGGCGGCAAGAATCTGATCGGCGCATTCCATCAGCCGAGCGCGGTGGTGTCGGATCCGGACGTCTTGCGCACCCTCCCGCCGCGCGAAGTGCGCGCCGGCATTGCGGAAGTGCTCAAGCATGGTTTGCTCGCGGACCGGGAATATTTCGACGCCACCGTCGCGGCGCTGCCGCGGCTGCTCGATGGCGATGGCGAGGCGATTGCCGAGGCGGTTGCCGGATCGTGCCGGATCAAGGCCGCGGTGGTGGGGCGCGACGAACGCGAGAGCGGCGATCGCGCGCTGCTCAATCTCGGCCATACCTTCGGTCATGCGATCGAGGTGCTGACCGGCTATGGGACCTGGCTGCACGGCGAAGCCGTCGCCTGCGGCCTGTGCCTGGCCGCGGATCTCTCGCAGGGCCTGGGCCTGATCGGTCGCGACGCGGTCGACGAAGTGGCGGCGGCGGTCGTCAAGGCCGGTTTGCCGGCGCGCATTCCCGGCATTTCCTGCGCGGCGGCGATGGAGTCGATGCGCTCGGACAAGAAGGCGTTCGCCGGCAAGATCGATTTCGTCGTGCTCGAGCGCATCGGACAGGCGGTGCGGCGACAGGCTCCGGACGACCTCGTCGAGGCGACCTTGCGCGGCGGCGGGTTCGTATGA
- a CDS encoding deoxyguanosinetriphosphate triphosphohydrolase-like protein, with amino-acid sequence MTSAVVPFSVADHEAGLARYAARSDATRGRVHAEDPPASRTQFQRDRDRIIHSTAFRRLEYKTQVFVNHEGDLFRTRLTHSLEVAQIARSVARSLRVNEDLVEAISLAHDLGHTPFGHAGQDALNECMRPFGGFEHNLQSLRVVDVLEERYGAFDGLNLCFETREGILKHCSPDNARQLGAVAERFLLRRQSTIEAQIANLADEIAYNNHDIDDGLRSGLLQPERLDEVPLYARHREAVMAGMPGISPRRAVHETVRHIIDTLVRDLTQETARRIDEARPTSVDEVRNAAPLVAFSGSVRDEQDELKSFLFANLYRHPQVMRMTMKARRIVGDLFAAFQEEPRLLPVEHCERVQREGPRAIADYIAGMTDRYAIREHRRLFAIGEF; translated from the coding sequence ATGACGTCCGCGGTCGTCCCCTTTTCCGTCGCCGACCACGAAGCGGGGCTGGCCCGATATGCCGCCCGTTCGGACGCGACACGGGGGCGTGTGCATGCCGAGGATCCTCCGGCATCGCGGACCCAGTTCCAGCGCGATCGCGACCGGATCATCCATTCGACGGCATTCCGGCGTCTCGAGTACAAGACCCAGGTCTTCGTCAACCACGAAGGCGATCTCTTCCGTACGCGCCTGACCCATTCGCTCGAGGTGGCGCAGATCGCCCGTTCGGTGGCACGCAGCCTGCGCGTCAACGAGGATCTGGTCGAGGCGATTTCCCTCGCGCACGATCTCGGCCATACGCCCTTCGGCCACGCCGGGCAGGACGCCCTCAACGAGTGCATGCGGCCGTTCGGCGGATTCGAACACAACCTGCAGTCGTTGCGGGTCGTCGACGTCCTCGAGGAGCGCTACGGCGCATTCGACGGCTTGAACCTCTGCTTCGAGACGCGCGAGGGCATCCTCAAGCATTGCTCTCCCGACAATGCGCGCCAGCTCGGCGCGGTTGCAGAGCGCTTCCTGCTGCGCCGGCAGTCGACGATCGAAGCGCAGATCGCGAACCTCGCCGACGAGATCGCCTACAACAATCACGACATCGACGACGGCCTCCGATCCGGCCTGCTGCAGCCCGAACGCCTCGACGAGGTGCCGCTGTATGCCCGCCACCGGGAAGCGGTGATGGCCGGGATGCCGGGAATCAGTCCGCGCCGGGCCGTCCATGAAACCGTGCGCCACATCATCGACACCCTGGTCCGCGACCTGACCCAGGAAACCGCCCGGCGCATCGACGAGGCACGCCCGACGAGCGTCGACGAGGTACGCAACGCAGCGCCCCTGGTCGCGTTCTCGGGTTCCGTTCGCGACGAGCAGGACGAACTCAAGTCGTTCCTGTTCGCGAACCTGTACCGTCATCCGCAAGTGATGCGCATGACGATGAAGGCCCGCCGCATCGTCGGCGATCTGTTCGCGGCGTTCCAGGAGGAACCCCGTCTGCTTCCGGTGGAGCACTGCGAACGTGTGCAGCGCGAGGGGCCGAGGGCGATCGCCGACTACATCGCCGGGATGACCGACCGCTACGCGATCCGGGAGCATCGGCGGCTCTTCGCCATTGGCGAGTTCTAG
- a CDS encoding transposase encodes MARLSRLSIPGFPHHVVQRAIDRRTAFLDEADFRAMLGDLADACDQEAVSVHAYVLMPDHFHLVCTPEGPSSLSRAMQAVGRRYVRRFNRRHARNGALWEGRFRCTVLDADDYLLDVMRYVETEPARSALLGDAAAYPWSSMAHHLGMRVDPLIRDAPRFWALGNTPFERQAAYGRLCAVPMDAERMQRIREATHHGWPLGSPQFVAGLAEKTSRRLTPMTPGRPRLREPGS; translated from the coding sequence GTGGCCCGCCTGTCGCGCTTGTCGATTCCGGGATTTCCGCACCACGTCGTGCAGCGTGCGATCGACCGCCGCACGGCCTTTCTCGACGAAGCGGATTTCCGCGCCATGCTCGGCGATCTTGCCGACGCCTGCGATCAGGAGGCCGTGTCGGTGCATGCCTATGTCCTGATGCCGGATCATTTCCATCTCGTCTGCACGCCGGAAGGCCCGAGTTCGCTGAGCCGCGCCATGCAGGCGGTCGGCCGTCGGTACGTCCGCCGGTTCAATCGGCGCCATGCGCGCAATGGGGCGTTGTGGGAGGGACGGTTTCGTTGCACCGTGCTCGATGCCGACGACTATCTCCTGGACGTCATGCGGTACGTCGAAACCGAGCCGGCGCGCTCCGCGCTCCTGGGCGATGCTGCGGCGTATCCATGGTCCAGCATGGCGCATCACCTGGGGATGCGTGTCGATCCCTTGATCCGGGACGCGCCGCGGTTCTGGGCGCTGGGCAACACGCCCTTCGAGCGGCAGGCGGCATACGGCAGGTTATGCGCGGTGCCGATGGATGCCGAGCGCATGCAGCGGATCCGGGAAGCGACCCATCACGGCTGGCCCTTGGGATCGCCGCAGTTCGTCGCAGGCCTGGCCGAAAAGACCTCGCGGCGGCTGACGCCGATGACGCCCGGCCGGCCGCGCCTCCGGGAGCCGGGGTCATGA
- a CDS encoding arabinose efflux permease family protein, with amino-acid sequence MNAGRPPPRAPAWLQRFAPPPTDLLQDPLYRRLWSSILLSAFANQIILLAIPLTAATLLGASPTQMGWLTAMETVPFALFSLPVGVWLDRVRKLPVYVAGELLLGLAVGTVPLAWHRGWLAMPWLYFVAFVLGAIYTTSGSAGQIVLTQIVPRDRLVEAHAKNALAYSTSEVAGPAAAGALIKLTGAPLALLADVVLLLGSAAILRGIRVQEGERHPGRHFWRSMRAGLGFVATHRLLVAMAIFVGGFQFCYQGALVVQILFATRVLGLSGNQVGLCYVALGVGTVVASSLGHRIAERIGPGPALLLGIAICGVGWSLLAAAPTGAAGVLAFTVTLSCFGAGAVLLFINFLALRQAVTPTPMLGRMTTTMRWLILVPGIPGALASGWIGQHVGLRTALAVFGILALTLAALGYRHPVLRTTRRLPVIDHDMTNAEAAPPLPHAGEGGGDGARRSASSA; translated from the coding sequence ATGAACGCGGGCCGGCCGCCGCCGCGCGCGCCCGCATGGCTTCAGCGCTTTGCGCCGCCCCCGACCGACCTGCTGCAGGATCCGCTGTACCGCCGGCTCTGGTCTTCGATCCTGCTCAGCGCCTTCGCCAACCAGATCATCCTGCTGGCGATTCCCCTGACCGCCGCCACGCTTCTGGGCGCAAGCCCCACCCAGATGGGATGGCTGACGGCGATGGAGACGGTTCCGTTCGCGCTGTTTTCGCTCCCGGTGGGCGTGTGGCTCGATCGCGTGCGCAAACTGCCGGTGTACGTGGCGGGCGAATTGCTGCTGGGACTGGCGGTGGGCACGGTCCCGTTGGCGTGGCACCGGGGTTGGCTGGCGATGCCGTGGCTCTATTTCGTGGCCTTCGTGCTCGGCGCGATCTACACGACCTCGGGCAGCGCGGGGCAGATCGTGCTGACCCAGATCGTGCCTCGCGACCGGCTGGTCGAGGCGCACGCGAAAAACGCGCTGGCGTACTCGACGTCCGAAGTGGCGGGGCCGGCGGCGGCCGGCGCCCTGATCAAGCTGACGGGAGCACCGCTGGCGTTGCTCGCCGACGTCGTGTTGCTATTGGGGTCGGCGGCGATCCTGCGTGGCATCCGCGTGCAGGAAGGCGAGCGGCATCCGGGCCGGCACTTCTGGCGATCGATGCGGGCCGGTCTGGGGTTCGTGGCGACACACCGCCTGCTGGTCGCGATGGCGATTTTCGTCGGCGGCTTTCAGTTCTGCTATCAGGGCGCCCTGGTCGTGCAGATCCTCTTTGCGACCCGCGTGCTGGGCCTGTCGGGAAACCAGGTCGGGCTGTGCTACGTCGCCCTCGGTGTCGGGACGGTCGTGGCGAGCTCGCTCGGGCACCGCATCGCCGAACGCATCGGACCCGGACCGGCGCTGCTGCTCGGCATCGCAATCTGCGGGGTCGGCTGGAGCCTGCTGGCGGCGGCGCCGACGGGTGCGGCCGGCGTCCTGGCCTTCACGGTCACCCTGAGCTGCTTCGGCGCCGGCGCGGTGCTGCTGTTCATCAACTTCCTGGCCTTGCGGCAGGCGGTGACGCCGACCCCCATGCTGGGGCGCATGACCACCACGATGCGCTGGCTGATCCTGGTTCCCGGGATCCCTGGTGCCTTGGCAAGCGGCTGGATCGGCCAGCATGTCGGCCTGCGCACGGCGCTGGCGGTGTTCGGCATTCTTGCTCTGACCCTGGCGGCATTGGGGTACCGCCATCCCGTCCTGCGCACGACCCGCCGTCTTCCCGTCATCGATCATGACATGACGAATGCAGAAGCCGCCCCCCCTCTCCCGCACGCGGGAGAGGGCGGGGGTGACGGTGCGCGCAGATCAGCGAGTTCGGCATAG
- a CDS encoding glutamine amidotransferase class-I yields MTLRIHVLQHEPFEGIGSMAPRLAALGAEIRTTRLYEDPALPASSDADLLIAMGGSMSVNDEAHLPWLRPEKQFLRAAIDGGTAVLGICLGAQLIADALGARVTRNPVPEIGWFPVEGVPPPAGADTFRFPDRFWAFHWHGETFALPPGAIHLARSAHCAHQAFQFGARVIGLQFHLETTPASAQALMEGCANELIPGVPTIQSAEAIRSSQRYEEIDALMGSVLEYLLCRTR; encoded by the coding sequence ATGACCCTTCGAATCCACGTCCTGCAACACGAACCCTTCGAGGGCATCGGCAGCATGGCGCCGCGTCTTGCCGCGCTGGGCGCGGAGATCCGCACGACGCGGCTCTATGAGGATCCGGCGCTGCCGGCGTCAAGCGATGCGGATCTCCTCATCGCCATGGGCGGGTCGATGAGCGTCAACGACGAGGCGCACCTGCCGTGGCTGCGCCCGGAGAAGCAATTCCTGCGCGCAGCGATCGATGGGGGAACGGCCGTGCTCGGCATCTGCCTCGGGGCGCAGCTGATTGCCGACGCGCTCGGAGCGCGCGTGACCCGCAATCCCGTTCCGGAAATCGGCTGGTTCCCGGTCGAGGGAGTGCCGCCGCCGGCGGGCGCCGACACCTTCCGTTTTCCCGACCGGTTCTGGGCGTTCCACTGGCACGGGGAAACCTTCGCCCTGCCACCCGGCGCGATTCATCTGGCACGATCGGCGCACTGCGCGCACCAGGCGTTTCAGTTTGGGGCGCGGGTGATCGGATTGCAGTTCCATCTGGAAACGACGCCGGCCAGCGCACAGGCATTGATGGAAGGCTGTGCGAACGAGCTGATTCCCGGCGTCCCGACGATCCAGAGCGCGGAGGCGATCCGGTCCTCGCAACGATATGAAGAGATCGATGCCTTGATGGGAAGCGTGTTGGAGTACCTGCTATGCCGAACTCGCTGA
- a CDS encoding selenophosphate synthetase codes for MSENHPPRLTSLSHGGGCGCKIAPGVLSEILRDTVQMPIPPELLVGIETSDDAAVYRLNEEQAIVATTDFFMPIVDDPFDFGRIAATNAISDIYAMGARPIFALAIVAMPIKELPVATIRGILEGGQQVCRAAGIPIAGGHTIDSVEPIYGLVALGLVHPDRVQRNSGARPGDRIVLGKPLGVGVYSAALKKDALPADAYARMIETTTRLNTPGPELAEIDGVHALSDVTGFGLAGHALELARGAHHPVRIDWARVPLLPGVRDLAQQGHTTGASARNWASYGADVHLPAGFSEVDRALLTDPQTSGGLLVSCAPSAVDRVLAVFRKHGFEAAVECGEVLDEVGPGKLTIACATA; via the coding sequence GTGAGCGAAAACCATCCGCCCCGCCTGACCTCCCTGTCGCACGGCGGCGGCTGCGGCTGCAAGATCGCGCCGGGGGTGCTCTCCGAGATCCTGCGCGACACCGTGCAGATGCCGATTCCCCCCGAGCTGCTGGTCGGGATCGAAACGTCCGACGACGCGGCGGTCTACCGCCTCAATGAGGAACAGGCCATCGTCGCGACGACCGACTTCTTCATGCCGATCGTCGACGACCCCTTCGATTTCGGCCGCATCGCAGCGACCAACGCGATCTCCGACATCTATGCGATGGGCGCGCGACCCATTTTCGCGCTGGCCATCGTCGCCATGCCGATCAAGGAACTGCCGGTGGCAACGATCCGGGGGATCCTCGAGGGTGGACAGCAGGTGTGCCGTGCGGCCGGGATCCCGATCGCGGGCGGGCACACCATCGATTCGGTGGAACCGATCTACGGCCTGGTGGCGCTCGGCCTCGTGCACCCGGACCGCGTCCAGCGCAACAGCGGCGCCCGTCCGGGCGACCGGATCGTGCTGGGCAAGCCGCTGGGCGTGGGCGTGTATTCGGCAGCCCTGAAGAAGGACGCCTTGCCGGCAGACGCCTACGCACGCATGATCGAAACCACCACGCGCTTGAATACGCCCGGCCCCGAACTCGCGGAAATCGATGGCGTGCATGCGCTCTCGGATGTCACCGGATTCGGCCTTGCGGGACACGCGCTCGAACTGGCGCGCGGCGCCCACCACCCGGTGCGGATCGACTGGGCGCGCGTACCCTTGCTGCCAGGGGTGCGAGACCTGGCGCAGCAGGGACACACCACCGGCGCGTCGGCGCGCAATTGGGCGAGCTACGGCGCGGACGTGCACTTGCCCGCCGGGTTTTCCGAGGTCGACCGCGCGCTGCTCACCGACCCCCAGACCAGCGGCGGTCTGCTCGTGAGCTGCGCGCCGTCGGCGGTGGATCGGGTGCTGGCGGTTTTCCGCAAGCACGGATTCGAGGCGGCGGTCGAGTGCGGCGAAGTCCTGGACGAGGTCGGCCCGGGGAAGCTGACCATCGCATGCGCAACGGCCTGA
- a CDS encoding glycosyl transferase, group 1 yields the protein MHPRLTVGIVTPAAPETNNGNWRTAVRWARMLAPQFRTQILQTWRGEPVDVLIALHARRSAPSIAAWAAARDAHRAGPLIVALTGTDLYRDIHHDESAQHSLQRADALIVLQENGADALPAALRARTSVIYQSGGKRATLAKTSVRLRALMVGHLRDEKSPQTYFAAARLLRDRRDIALDHIGAALSPDLESQARAAMAECPAYRWLGALPHRETLRRIQRAHVLVHPSRMEGGAHVILEAIRSGTPVLASDIPGNVGMLGRDYAGYFPVGDAAALRNLLVRCRDEPEWLAELAREGHLRAPRFEPAEEQRRLRRLVAQCLQHRMEGNVS from the coding sequence ATGCACCCCCGCCTCACCGTCGGCATCGTAACTCCCGCCGCGCCGGAAACGAACAACGGCAACTGGCGCACCGCCGTACGTTGGGCGCGGATGCTGGCGCCGCAATTCCGCACGCAGATCCTGCAGACCTGGCGGGGCGAGCCGGTCGATGTGCTCATCGCGCTGCACGCCCGCCGCTCGGCGCCGTCCATCGCCGCCTGGGCTGCAGCGCGCGACGCGCACCGTGCCGGCCCGCTGATCGTCGCACTCACCGGAACGGATCTCTACCGCGACATTCATCACGACGAAAGCGCGCAGCATTCACTGCAACGCGCCGATGCGCTGATCGTCCTGCAGGAGAACGGCGCGGACGCGCTGCCTGCGGCGCTGCGCGCCAGGACCTCCGTGATCTATCAGTCCGGCGGCAAACGCGCGACGCTGGCCAAGACCTCGGTACGTCTGCGCGCGCTGATGGTCGGACATCTGCGCGACGAAAAATCGCCGCAGACCTATTTCGCGGCGGCCCGCCTGCTGCGCGACCGTCGCGACATCGCGCTCGACCACATCGGTGCGGCCCTGAGCCCGGACCTGGAGAGCCAGGCGCGCGCGGCCATGGCGGAATGTCCCGCGTACCGCTGGCTGGGCGCGCTGCCGCACCGGGAAACGTTACGGCGCATCCAGCGCGCGCATGTGCTCGTCCATCCCAGTCGGATGGAGGGCGGCGCGCACGTGATCCTCGAGGCGATCCGCAGCGGCACCCCCGTGCTTGCGTCCGACATTCCGGGAAATGTCGGTATGCTGGGCAGGGACTATGCCGGATATTTCCCGGTCGGCGACGCCGCGGCCCTGCGGAACCTGCTCGTGCGCTGCCGCGACGAACCGGAGTGGCTGGCGGAACTGGCGCGCGAGGGCCACCTGCGCGCGCCGCGATTCGAGCCGGCCGAGGAACAACGCCGACTTCGCCGCCTGGTGGCGCAATGTCTGCAACATCGCATGGAAGGAAACGTTTCGTGA